The following are encoded together in the Vigna angularis cultivar LongXiaoDou No.4 chromosome 9, ASM1680809v1, whole genome shotgun sequence genome:
- the LOC128193912 gene encoding WUSCHEL-related homeobox 5-like, whose amino-acid sequence MDQNLTNLQVQDKIGYKRWSPTREQVALLEALFAFGIRNPNREQVHEIATRLKVYGEIGEYSVYCWFQNYGYREKQRCLKRSTATTSYSPIPLLPHFMDDLSRTPSSMPDRVTLDLFSIPPVLVKVEVPTPFRFQVKAPSVELSLRLPSTDE is encoded by the exons atggaccaaaatttaacaaatcTGCAAGTTCAGGACAAGATAGGGTATAAACGATGGTCACCCACTAGAGAACAGGTCGCCTTATTAGAGGCACTTTTCGCGTTCGGGATAAGAAACCCGAACAGAGAACAAGTACATGAAATCGCGACAAGACTTAAGGTTTACGGGGAAATCGGGGAGTATAGTGTCTACTGTTGGTTCCAAAACTATGGATACCGTGAGAAACAGAGATGTCTGAAACGAAGCACCGCCACTACGTCTTACTCTCCAATTCCCCTCCTGCCCCATTTTATGGATG ATCTTTCCCGCACACCGTCGTCGATGCCAGATCGGGTGACACTCGACCTTTTTTCGATTCCTCCGGTTCTTGTCAAAGTTGAGGTCCCTACCCCCTTTCGGTTCCAGGTGAAGGCCCCTTCCGTCGAACTCTCCCTGCGACTTCCTTCTACTGACGAGTAG
- the LOC128194099 gene encoding WUSCHEL-related homeobox 4-like, whose amino-acid sequence MDKLTNNIASLFFFRKMNQNLRNLEVQDRIGYKRWAPIREQVALLEALFAFGIRNPNREQVHEIATRLKVYGEIGEYSVYCWFQNYGYREKQRCLKRNTVTTSYSLIPLLPPFMDDLSRTTPSVPDGVTLDLFPIPPVPERKEIPPIFRFQLKAPSVELSLRPPSDDDDDE is encoded by the exons ATGGACAAATTAACTAATAACATTGcttcactctttttttttagaaaaatgaacCAAAACTTAAGAAATCTTGAAGTTCAGGACAGAATTGGGTACAAACGATGGGCTCCCATTAGGGAACAGGTCGCCTTGTTAGAGGCACTTTTCGCATTTGGGATAAGAAACCCAAACCGAGAACAAGTTCATGAAATCGCGACCAGGCTTAAGGTTTACGGGGAAATCGGGGAATACAGTGTCTACTGTTGGTTCCAAAACTATGGATATCGTGAAAAACAGCGATGTCTGAAACGAAACACCGTCACCACCTCTTACTCTCTGATTCCCCTCCTGCCCCCTTTTATGGATG atCTTTCACGCACAACGCCATCGGTTCCAGATGGGGTGACGCTGGACCTTTTCCCGATTCCTCCCGTTCCTGAAAGAAAAGAGATCCCTCCCATCTTTCGGTTCCAGTTGAAGGCTCCTTCAGTTGAGCTTTCCCTACGACCGCCttctgatgatgatgatgatgaatag